In the Geobacter sp. FeAm09 genome, one interval contains:
- a CDS encoding PPC domain-containing DNA-binding protein codes for MYSSITSLSVRLRPGDDIRNSLSRLLLDRELPAACVLSCAGSLSRAALRLAGNGGGTIIEGPLEIVSLSGTLSPQGPHLHIAFADSTGRVLGGHLLDGCIVLTTAEIVLAVLPDVRFSRRHDAATGYAELAITAPVEMTP; via the coding sequence ATGTACAGTTCCATCACATCGCTGTCGGTACGGCTGCGGCCGGGGGATGACATTCGAAACTCCCTATCCCGCCTGCTCCTGGACCGGGAATTGCCCGCCGCCTGCGTGCTCAGCTGCGCCGGCAGCCTGAGCAGGGCTGCTCTGCGGCTGGCCGGGAACGGCGGCGGCACCATCATCGAGGGGCCGCTGGAGATCGTCTCCCTCTCCGGCACCCTCTCCCCCCAGGGGCCGCACCTGCACATCGCCTTTGCCGACAGTACCGGCCGGGTACTGGGAGGGCACCTGCTGGACGGCTGCATCGTCCTGACAACGGCCGAGATCGTACTGGCGGTCCTGCCCGACGTGCGTTTTTCGCGCCGCCACGATGCCGCCACCGGCTATGCGGAACTGGCCATCACCGCCCCGGTCGAAATGACGCCATGA
- the cobS gene encoding adenosylcobinamide-GDP ribazoletransferase: protein MKPYLVAFQFLTIIPLPFKVDCEARDLGRSTALFPLVGLTIGALLAGLNWLLTPWLARPLVDALLITALAAVTGALHLDGLADVCDGIAARGGRERFLEVMKDSRVGAVGVVGIVFGLLLKWQALLAVPAGIKMPALLFFPALARCAQVLAMTGARHARKEGLGAVFIQGTGNGRLIAALALTLAAAFVLPPLTGLSAYIVVILLTVALRCYFQRRLDGLTGDVLGCISELAEITALAVIAVRFP from the coding sequence ATGAAACCCTATCTCGTCGCTTTCCAGTTTCTGACCATCATACCGCTCCCCTTCAAGGTGGATTGCGAGGCCCGGGACCTGGGGCGCTCCACGGCCCTGTTCCCCCTGGTGGGGCTCACCATCGGCGCCCTGCTGGCTGGGCTAAACTGGCTGCTCACCCCCTGGCTGGCCCGGCCGCTGGTCGACGCCCTGCTGATTACCGCCCTGGCCGCCGTAACCGGCGCCCTGCACCTGGACGGCCTGGCCGACGTCTGCGACGGCATCGCGGCCCGGGGCGGCCGGGAACGCTTTCTAGAGGTCATGAAGGACTCCCGGGTGGGCGCCGTGGGCGTCGTCGGCATCGTCTTCGGCCTGCTCCTGAAATGGCAGGCCCTGCTGGCGGTGCCGGCCGGCATCAAGATGCCGGCCCTGCTGTTCTTTCCGGCCCTAGCCCGTTGCGCCCAGGTCCTCGCCATGACCGGCGCCCGCCATGCCCGCAAGGAGGGGCTGGGAGCGGTCTTCATCCAGGGCACCGGCAACGGCCGGCTGATTGCGGCCCTGGCCCTCACCCTGGCGGCGGCCTTTGTGCTGCCGCCCCTTACCGGCCTCTCGGCCTACATCGTCGTCATCCTGTTGACCGTGGCACTGCGCTGCTACTTCCAGCGCCGCCTGGACGGCCTGACCGGCGACGTACTGGGATGCATCAGCGAACTGGCCGAAATTACGGCCCTGGCGGTCATCGCCGTCAGGTTCCCCTGA
- the cobC gene encoding alpha-ribazole phosphatase, which produces MTPATRIYLIRHGQVAGHDQPRYNGQTDVGLTDVGLEQYHVLKERLAGKPLSACYTSDLSRCAIGADIICGQFGIEPVKRPELRELNIGVWEGLTWKEIAQRWPMEWQARLNDLVNYRVPRGENLLDVEARVMPVIGEIVERHKGQEVLVVGHGGVNRIVLLSAIGAPLAGMFNVEQNYGCLNIIDYYMDGRATVKLLNG; this is translated from the coding sequence ATGACCCCGGCAACCCGCATCTATCTCATCCGCCACGGCCAGGTGGCAGGGCACGACCAGCCCCGGTACAACGGCCAGACCGACGTGGGCTTGACCGACGTCGGTCTGGAGCAGTACCATGTCCTCAAGGAGCGCCTGGCCGGGAAACCGCTCTCGGCCTGCTACACCAGCGACCTGTCCCGCTGCGCCATCGGCGCGGATATCATCTGCGGCCAATTCGGCATCGAGCCGGTGAAGAGGCCGGAGCTCAGGGAACTGAACATCGGCGTCTGGGAAGGGCTCACCTGGAAGGAGATCGCCCAGCGCTGGCCCATGGAATGGCAGGCCCGCCTGAACGACCTGGTCAACTACCGGGTGCCCCGGGGCGAGAACCTCCTGGACGTGGAGGCACGGGTCATGCCGGTCATCGGGGAGATCGTCGAACGCCACAAGGGGCAGGAGGTTCTGGTGGTGGGGCACGGCGGGGTCAACCGCATCGTGCTCCTGAGCGCCATCGGCGCTCCCTTGGCCGGGATGTTCAACGTGGAGCAGAACTACGGCTGCCTGAACATCATCGACTATTATATGGACGGCAGGGCCACGGTCAAGCTGCTGAACGGGTAA